Below is a window of 'Nostoc azollae' 0708 DNA.
TGAGTTCTTTGATTACCGCTATGCTAAGTTACCCTATCACTCCCTTGATTTCGAGTATGAAACCCATAATACCCAAGTCTTTCAACCTGCACCAGTTATCAACTATCCCAATGAACACTTGTATACACCGATGACAGAGTTTAAATACTTAACTGGTCAGGAACACTCTAAAACTAACATCGTTTACGAATTTCCGAAAGCTGAAGGAGATCCTTATTACCCTGTACCACGTCCAGCAAATCAGGAAATTTACAAGCAAGACAAGGCTTTGGTAGATACCAGAGCGGGGAGCCACTTTGTAGGACGGCTGGCGACATATAAGTACTACAACATGGATCAATGTGTAGATCAGGCTTTTTCTGTGTATAAATAAATTGCTATCAAGGCTTGAGTTTTGAGGAACTTTACATTTTTATGGAGTCATGAATAACCCCACCCCGCTTTTACTAAACCAAAATCTCCCCTCAATCTAAGGTGTATACAGAAGTCCAAAGTCTTTTGTGTGTACACCATAGCTATTCAAGAGGGGTCAAATGGCTGTGGGACAACGTTTTTAACCTAAGTAGATACAAATGTATAACGTCTCTGCATTCTCCTGTTTAGCTGTTTTTCGACAGAAAACATCGTTTTAAGTTGCAAATTATGACTTCTATTTTCGACTCGAAACTCAAAACTGAGCAATCAGAACTTTCTTGACAAATATGGCGTGGTGTGGAGTTTACTGTGAATCGAGTGGGTGAGCAGTATTTTGATCAGTTAGAACCCACCTTCCGCACCCTAACTGTACCCTCACTGTCACAAATAGTAGTACACAGGAACTAAAGCCCCTGCAAGGAAGAAAAGGTTTAATAAGAATAAGTATTATTAAAATGGTAATAGAGTGAGAGAATAAAGTTTTGTAAAGAAGATAAAAGAAAAGAAAATTTAATGATTTAAAAATTAAATTAGAACAGAAGAAGAAATGATTTAATCACAACAGGAGTTGTGGATAATTCTGTTGTGAAATCAAAGCTTCAAAAAATGGAAATTCAAAACCTAGACCATTTAGGCATAGTAGCAGGAATAATAGACGCCATAGGAGTAGTAGAAATAATCCTTGAAGTTGGAGAGAAAGTAAGTCCGGGTCATGTAGTAAAAGCCATGATAATCAACGGGTTAGGATTTGTATAAAAGCCCTTATATATGTTTCCCCAAGATTTTGAAACAATCCCCTGTGAGTATCTAATAGGACCAGGAGTAACACCAGAATATCTCAAGGATGATAAACTGGGGAGAGTCATGGATAAACTATTTATAAAAGGATTGGATAGAATATTTTTTATTGTCGCCTTAAAAGCAGCCCAAACACTTGGAGTATCCCTATGAGCAGGGCATCTGGACTTATCATAAATGCACATACATGGGCAATATAATACCAGCTTACCAGAAGTAATATTTGAGAGTCAAAAAGTAGGAAATAATCAAGAAATAGAAGAATTAGCAGTAAAATCACCAAAAGGAATAACCATCACCTATGGTGATTCTGGTGACCATAGACCGGAGTTAAAACAGTTCATTATAATAGAAATGATATGTTCAGGAGATGGAGACATACCAATATATATTGTTAAAACTAGCATCGGGAAACCAAGCAGATTCATCATGCTTCGCTAAAATAGCAGTAGAGTACCAAGAACGATTGAAAGTTAACTAAAAGTTAACAGTCTCATAGTAGCAGACTGGGCCTTATATACAGAATCGAATCTGAAAATGATGTCAGATTTAAGCTGGTTATGTCCAGTGCCATTAAGCGTAAAATCAGCACAATGATTAATATCAACATTACCAGAACCACAATTTGTTGATAGTAACTTACCCGGATATAAACTAGCTTCAGAAACAGTAAATTATCCAGGAATAGAACAAAGATGGTTAGTAGTGCAAAGTCAAGAAAGAAGAGAATCAGACCTGGGTAAACTCTCACAAAAAATTACCAAGGCAGAATCAAAAGCTGTGCAAGATTTGAAAAAGTTATCACCAGAAAAATTTGCTTGTGAAGCTGATGCTATCAAGGGGTTATCTAAACTATTCAAACAATTCAAATATCACCAAATTAACCAGAGTAAAGTTACTCAAATCAAATCTAAGAAAAAAGATAGTTCAGGAGAGATATCCTCTGAAATATCAGCTACAGTCTCCCAGAATGAAAGTAAAATTAATACAGAATTTCTGAGGGCAGGGCCTTTTATTATTGCTACAAAGCTTTTGAGTTCTAATGAACTTACCCATGACTCCATCTTGAGTGAATATAAAGCTCAATATAAAGCTCAACAGTCTTGCCAGAGAGGGTTTACTTTTCTCAAAGACCCATTATTTTTTGCAGGCAGTATTTTCCTAAAAAGTCCAGAGAGAATAGAGCCCCTGGGAATGATTATGGGTTTATGTCTGCTGGTTTACACTTTAGCACAACGACAAATTAGAGCGGCTTCGAGAGAGTCTAAATCAACCTTAAAAAATCAATTTGGCAAACCAACTGACCGCCCCACTTTACGCTGGATTTCTCCATGCTTTCAGTCTATTCATTTAGTTACAGTTAACCAAGAGAAACACATGTGTTACTGGACTCAATAGAGAGATTTCATTGTGGATCTTTTATCAGAGTATTGTTTTCGCTACTATGAATTACTTACCTATTTTTCCTCTCTATTAATTTAATTCTTATCAGAAAATAAGCTAATGTCTTTGATTTATATCTCTATTTTACTATGTCCATAATTTCTTTTTTTACTTCAATCTATTAGTCTAAGTTATGATTGATCTCTTGAATATCTTCATTTATCTGTTGACTCCCCTGGGCGGTGTTCTTTCTTATTGCTCCTTATTGAGAAGAGCTTTTGATGCTATTTCTGGTGCTTTACTGTTTCTCCAATGCCTTTCTTCACTGCATATGTTTATTTTTATGCTCCCTTAGATTTTTTCTCTCCATAATTTCTCTCTGTGGCACTTTATGGTGCCGAATGTGGGTTATAACCCAATGGTCATGGAACGCACTTAGAGGATTTAGAATTATTTGCACAATTAATTGGGTATACAGGCAATTCGTTATCCTGTATTGTGGGAAAGAATCGCACCCAATGGTTTGACAAATAGTGATTGGTCTTGGGCGGATGTCCGGTTGGGGAAATTACAAGAACTTGGTATTCGTCCGATTGTGGGATTGGTGCCTCACGGAAGTGGCCCACGTTATACCAGTTTAGTAGACCCTGAATTTCCAGAGAAATTGGCTGAGGTTGCCCGCGCGATCGATCGCACAACTCTGTTCTTTCTTATTGCTCCTTATTGAGAAGAGCTTTTGATGCTATTTCTGGTGCTTTACTGTTTCTCCAATGCCTTTCTTCACTGCATATGTTTATTTTTATGCTCCCTTGGATTTTTTCTCTCCATAATTTCTCTCTGTGGCACTTTATGGTGCCGAATGTGGGTTATAACCCAATGGTCATGGAACGCACTTAGAGGATTTAGAATTATTTGCACAATTAATTGGGTATACAGGCAATTCGTTATCCTGTATTGTGGGAAAGAATCGCACCCAATGGTTTGACAAATAGTGATTGGTCTTGGGCGGATGTCCGGTTGGGGAAATTACAAGAACTTGGTATTCGTCCGATTGTGGGATTGTTACATCACGGAAGTGGCCCACGTTATACCAGTTTAGTAGACCCTGAATTTCCAGAGAAATTGGCTGAGGTTGCCCGCGCGATCGATCGCACAACTCTATCCTTGGGTAACGTATTACACACCTGTCAATGAACCTTTAACAACGGCTCGATTTAGTGCCCTGTATGGTCACTGGTATCCTCACGGACAGGAGCAGTTAACTTTTGGACGGGCTTTGTTGGGGGAATGTCGGGGTGTGTGTTTGGCAATGCAGGCTATCCGAGAAGTTAATCCTAACGCCGAACTCGTGCAAACAGAAGATTTGGGTAAGGTCTACAGTAGAGCAAAGTTAGCTTATCAAGCAGAGTTTGAAAATGAGCGTCGGTGGTTGACTTTTGATTTATTATGCGGTCGAGTTAGCCCAAATCATCATATCTGGGGTTATCTGCGCTATTGCGGGATTAGTGAAAGTGAATTTGAGTTTTTTGACAACATCCCTGCCCACCGGACATTATTGGAATTAATCACTACATAACGAGTGATCGCTTTTTGGATGACCATTTAGAAAAATATCCCACTTGGACTCATGGTCGTAATGGACAGGATCACTATGCAGATATAGAGGCGGTGCGAGTTTGTGGTGAGGGTGCACCAGCCAGGTCCACCTACCTTACTGCAAGAGACATGGGAATGGTATAAAATTGCCTTCGCTGTGACTGAAGTTCACCTCAACTGTACCCGTGAGGAGTAATTGCGCTGCTTTTATCAGGTGTGGAAGGGGGCGCAGGAATTAAGAGAACAGGGTGTAGATATCCGTGCTATTACAGTTTGGGCGCTTTTGGGTACTTATGATTGGAATAGTTTGGTAACTCCTTGGGTGGGTAACTACGAGTCTAGTGTATTTGATTTGCGTTCTTCTCAACCCAGAGAAACAGCGATCGCTAAAATGATATGTGATTTAGCCGCAGGATACAATCCAAATCACCCAGTGCTTGATATACCTAGTTGGTGGCATCGTCCAGAGCATTTAGTTTACCCACCAGTGAGTTGCGGACTAGATGAGAAATGGACAGAAGAATCTATACTCTCCTCTACTTCCCATCGTCCCCTAGTCATTATTGGTGCTAGAGGCACACTGGGAAAGGCTTTTGATCGGTTGTGTGAAGTCCGAGGAATTCCCTACCATCTACTCACACGGCAAGAGATGAACATTGCCCATCCTGTGACTGTTGATATAGTGCTGACTGAGTTACAACCTTGGGCTGTTATCAATGGTGTGGGATATTTGCGGGTGGATGATGCAGAGCGCGAACAGGAAGCCATCTACCTGTAAATACAGTTAGCACGTAAATATTAGCTACCTTTTACGCTCAACATAATTTACAGTTGGTGACTTTTTCTTTAGATTTAGTATTTATTTAATGGTCCTGTCACTCAACCTTATATAGAAACTGATGCCATTTCTCCTTTAAATGTCTATGGATGTAGTAAAGCTTTGGCAGAAAAGCGGGTATTACAGGCTTGTCCTACATCGTTGGTAATTCACACCAGTGCCTTTTTTAGTCCTTGGGATGAGTACAACTTTGTAACTATTGCCCTGGGTCAACTCAGTGCACGAGAGGAATTTCTAGCAGCACAAGATATTATTGTTTCCCCTACTTATGTACCTGATTTAGTTAATGCTAGTCTTGATCTATTAATAGACGGTGAAACTGGGTTGTGGCATTTAGCTAATAAATGGTGAAATCTCTTGGGTAAACTTGGCAAGGGTGGCAGCAAAAACAGCAGGTGTGAGTGTGGAAAATTTAATTGCTTTACCTACGCAGCAACTTGGTTTTATTGCTCCTGGTCCAACTTATAGCGTTCTTGGTAGTAGTCGAGGTGAGTTAATGCCTGGTCTGGAAGATGCTCTTTCTTGGTATTACGATGAATGCCAAATATAGCAGGAGTCAGGAGTCAGAATTTTAGATAAAATGGAATATAGTGCATATTGCAAGTAAATGAGGTACAAAATTCAAACAATAAAAATCCTGTTTATGCTTAAATCCTGGAAACCCTGATTGAGACTATTAGGGGAGCGTTACCACTCCCCTGCCTTCTCTTCGTACATAAGACTTCCCACTATGCTGGAAACTCAGTATATCTAGACCTGAGTGTGTCAACGAGATTCTGTTCCTTGATTGGGAAGACCAGGCCTAGTAACAGCACCTCCAGCTACTTCAGGTTCAGCACCCGGACGAACATCTGTACCTGATTCTTGACCAGTCATGCGATATCTTTCATCGAGCGGAGTATCACCCTCTTCCGTAGTTGGTACGGTCGTTTCCGTACCAGGATTATCTTCAGGATTATATTTACCTTCGTCTTGCCGATTGTCTGGAGGGGTTTTGGATGTCATGGATTTGTGCCTTTTCAACAGGTGATTCCATAACACTAGCTTTTAGTTTCTTGTAAGTTTTCTATCTTCTGATAGGACTTGTTCACATCAATAGTCTGTTTTGTCCAAGTCGGACCCTCACAACGCGGACCATCTACTGTACAAAGGAGCTTATCTAAGCAGATGTGCCCTACCTCTGTTGTCCAGGCATGATAGGCTATATACTCAGTTTTACCATATGGACTAAAAACGATTGAGTTGTGGCCTGGGCCTTCAACATAACCACAAACAGACTTTAGCACCCGTGGACCTGCTTCCTTACCTCCATCATAATAAGGACACATGATACTATCCGCAACTCCATAATCTACACCGTAGTTTTCAGTTTGCCAGCACCCACCGCTATAGAAGCAATAGTAGCGTCCTTGGTGTTTGCGGACACAGGGACCTTCTAACGTATGCCAATCAAAAACTTTACCATACATCAAGCGGTTAGCTAGAACCCCCTGCCAATGACAACGCGCACCCAAGAAAACTCTCTCAAGACCAGCGAGCTTTGTCATGTTTTGGAGTAGGTCTACAACAAGTGCTGTTCCCACACCTACACCACCCTCTATATCTAGGAGATGACGGGCGTAAAACAAATACCATTGTCCATTGTCATTACGGAATGGGTGGGGGTCGCTCGCAAAAGCGCAGGTGTTCAAGTCTGTAACTGGTTCACCAATATCTTCATAAGGACCAATTGGAGTATCGCTTTGGGCTATACGCAACTGATGATTCTTGTCTTCATGTCCTACAGAGTAGGATAGGTAAAACTTACCGTCCGAGTAAGCAACTTCGGTAGCCCAAAAATTATTTCCCAAGGTGGGATCTGGTCGCGGTGGTGCGTTACCAACATAATGCCAATTCACGAAGTAGAAGGAGCGTAACAGAGGAAAAACTTGCAGTTTGTTGGGGTCAAAATCTAGAGGAGTGGCTATTTCGTCTACTGTTCCTGCTGCCTCTGCTGCACCCGTTCCAATTCCATAATATACTCCCAGATGCTGGCTACCAAACAAAAGGATCGGCAAAATAACCTTTGTAGACTGGATTAGTGTATTTCATAGTCAATCCCTTCAGAGAATTCAAAATTCATCACCCCACCCATCAATTAAGGGGCTTCTAGCCTTATTTTTTTCACTCAATAGTCAACAATTCTTGATCAGTAGCCTCATCATTAGCTATTAGTTACTAATGACCAATAACTAATACTTGAAATTTATGTAAGTTTTAGCTTTTTCCTGTGGTAGTTGTTCTAGAACCTAACATCCCAACATTTTTTGTAACTCTTCGGGTAGGCTTTCGTAATAATCTCTTTGCAGGGTTAAATCTACCTTTGATGTATGTAACGAGTGCATAACATAGCCCATAACTATCATCAGTCCGGACTGGTTTGTTCGATTCGTTTAACCCCAATGCTGTGGTAAAGCCGATCGCATCATTACATCTCCGGGCTGCATATAAAAACATTCCATAGCAATTTCACCTAGGCCAATTTTTCTTAATCCCTCTTCACTAGGTAAAAAAGTTGATTCTTATGAATTAACGCAATTCTATATTTTGCACCAAACATAGTGATGCAAATTCAAGTATTTATCTCCATTCAATCAATAAATT
It encodes the following:
- a CDS encoding glycoside hydrolase family 43 protein; translation: MPILLFGSQHLGVYYGIGTGAAEAAGTVDEIATPLDFDPNKLQVFPLLRSFYFVNWHYVGNAPPRPDPTLGNNFWATEVAYSDGKFYLSYSVGHEDKNHQLRIAQSDTPIGPYEDIGEPVTDLNTCAFASDPHPFRNDNGQWYLFYARHLLDIEGGVGVGTALVVDLLQNMTKLAGLERVFLGARCHWQGVLANRLMYGKVFDWHTLEGPCVRKHQGRYYCFYSGGCWQTENYGVDYGVADSIMCPYYDGGKEAGPRVLKSVCGYVEGPGHNSIVFSPYGKTEYIAYHAWTTEVGHICLDKLLCTVDGPRCEGPTWTKQTIDVNKSYQKIENLQETKS